The Cellulomonas sp. P24 genome contains a region encoding:
- a CDS encoding amino acid permease gives MTSVSGVTYAQAEEGYFEKRGLVRSAGFWGLTGIGVAAVISGDFSGWNGGIGTAGWGGFLIATVLVTVMYFGMLFSIGEMSAAMPHTGGAYSFARAAMGPWGGFVTGLAESVEYVMTTGVVVYFSGQYADSIATTLFGASLPVWAWWIVIYGVFLALNTFGAATSFRFAIVVSIISLAVLAIFGIAALASSNLDLGKLFDIAPDAGQSTFLPHGISGVFFALPFAMWLFLGIEELPLAAEESHTPTKDIPRAGFWGMVTLVISGLVVVVLNPAVTGANALSSSGEPLLDGFRAILPNSNIAAVLSAFALVGLLASTQGIMYAYGRNIYSLSRAGYYPKFLSLTGTRKTPWAALLMGAAIGFAALFVVQYGVAAAGSVVLNIAVWGAVIAYVLQMVSFVLLRRKFPAAVRPYTSPTGIIGAVVAGLLAAMIFVGVMLNPDYRLAIIAIAVVFAIGLGTFAVYGRKRLILSPEEEYALNGGLQAEADAELDDELDVMLTR, from the coding sequence ATGACCAGTGTCTCGGGGGTGACCTACGCCCAGGCCGAGGAAGGGTATTTCGAGAAGCGCGGCCTGGTGCGCTCCGCAGGATTCTGGGGACTCACCGGGATCGGGGTGGCCGCCGTGATCTCCGGGGATTTCTCCGGATGGAACGGTGGAATTGGGACGGCCGGGTGGGGAGGATTCCTCATCGCCACCGTCCTGGTCACGGTGATGTATTTCGGAATGCTGTTCAGCATCGGTGAGATGTCCGCGGCGATGCCGCACACCGGCGGCGCGTACTCGTTCGCACGTGCGGCGATGGGCCCCTGGGGCGGGTTCGTCACCGGGCTCGCCGAGTCCGTCGAGTACGTCATGACCACCGGGGTCGTCGTGTACTTCTCCGGTCAGTACGCCGACTCGATCGCGACCACGCTGTTCGGGGCGTCGTTGCCGGTCTGGGCGTGGTGGATCGTCATCTACGGGGTCTTCCTCGCCCTGAACACCTTCGGCGCCGCGACGTCGTTCCGGTTCGCGATCGTCGTGTCGATCATCTCGCTCGCGGTGCTGGCGATCTTCGGCATCGCCGCACTCGCCTCGAGCAACCTCGACCTCGGCAAGCTGTTCGACATCGCCCCCGACGCCGGGCAGAGCACGTTCCTGCCGCACGGCATCAGCGGGGTGTTCTTCGCGCTGCCGTTCGCGATGTGGCTGTTCCTCGGCATCGAGGAGCTGCCGCTCGCCGCCGAGGAGTCGCACACCCCGACCAAGGACATCCCGCGCGCCGGCTTCTGGGGCATGGTGACCCTGGTGATCAGTGGGCTCGTCGTCGTGGTGCTCAACCCCGCCGTCACCGGCGCGAACGCCCTGAGCAGCTCGGGTGAGCCGTTGCTCGACGGGTTCCGGGCAATCCTGCCGAACAGCAACATCGCGGCGGTGCTGTCCGCGTTCGCCCTCGTCGGTCTGCTCGCCTCGACGCAGGGGATCATGTACGCCTACGGCCGCAACATCTACTCGCTGTCACGGGCCGGGTACTACCCGAAGTTCCTCTCGCTGACCGGCACCCGCAAGACGCCGTGGGCCGCGCTCCTGATGGGTGCCGCGATCGGGTTCGCCGCGCTGTTCGTCGTCCAGTACGGCGTCGCCGCGGCCGGCAGCGTGGTGCTCAACATCGCCGTCTGGGGCGCCGTGATCGCCTACGTGCTGCAGATGGTCTCGTTCGTCCTGCTGCGCCGGAAGTTCCCTGCCGCGGTGCGGCCCTACACGAGCCCGACCGGCATCATCGGCGCGGTCGTCGCCGGTCTGCTCGCGGCGATGATCTTCGTCGGGGTCATGCTCAACCCCGACTACCGGCTCGCGATCATCGCGATCGCCGTGGTGTTCGCGATCGGCCTCGGCACGTTCGCGGTGTACGGCCGCAAGCGGCTGATCCTGTCCCCGGAGGAGGAGTACGCACTCAACGGTGGGCTCCAGGCCGAGGCGGACGCCGAGCTGGACGACGAGCTGGATGTGATGCTCACCCGGTGA
- a CDS encoding aspartate aminotransferase family protein, translating to MATRSTIMDTNSFRPGMAEALPAPLRELAERRERVLGPSYRLFYREPVHLVRGEAAHLFDADGNQYLDVYNNVASVGHCHPRVVAAMTAQASTLNTHTRYLHEAIVRYSEDLLSTLPDAIDKVMFMCTGSEANDLAVRVAQAYTGGTGVIVTSEAYHGNSMLTSGISPALGTAQPLGRDVRTVPAPDAARLRAALDAAGAGATDLGTPDLGTWFADQVAAQIADLERHGTRFAAFVADSIFSSDGVFPDPVGFLAPAIEVVHRAGGVFVSDEVQPGFARTGQTFWGFERHGVVPDLVTMGKPMGNGIPVSAMAARSEVLAAFGDSIPYFNTFGGNPVSIAAAQAVLDVIRDEDLQLHSDRVGSLMLAGLRGMTADHPLVGEVRGAGLYIGVDIVTEPESRNPDQATALEIIEKLRERRVLTSVCGAGGNVLKLRPPLAFTDADLATFFTAFDEVLATLRT from the coding sequence GTGGCGACCCGCTCGACGATCATGGACACGAACAGCTTCCGGCCCGGCATGGCGGAGGCGCTGCCCGCACCGCTCCGTGAGCTGGCCGAGCGGCGGGAACGCGTGCTGGGGCCGTCGTACCGGCTCTTCTACCGCGAGCCCGTCCACCTGGTGCGCGGAGAGGCGGCGCACCTCTTCGACGCCGACGGGAACCAGTACCTCGACGTGTACAACAACGTCGCGTCCGTCGGCCACTGCCACCCGCGCGTCGTCGCGGCGATGACCGCCCAGGCGTCGACCCTCAACACGCACACGCGCTACCTGCACGAGGCGATCGTGCGGTACTCCGAGGACCTGCTCTCGACGCTGCCCGACGCGATCGACAAGGTCATGTTCATGTGCACCGGCTCCGAGGCGAACGACCTCGCGGTCCGCGTCGCGCAGGCCTACACCGGTGGCACCGGCGTGATCGTCACGTCCGAGGCGTACCACGGCAACTCGATGCTGACCTCGGGGATCTCCCCCGCGCTCGGGACCGCGCAGCCGCTCGGTCGCGACGTGCGGACCGTGCCCGCCCCGGACGCGGCGCGACTCCGGGCTGCGCTCGACGCGGCGGGCGCAGGTGCGACCGACCTGGGGACTCCGGACCTCGGGACGTGGTTCGCCGACCAGGTCGCCGCGCAGATCGCCGACCTCGAGCGTCACGGCACGCGCTTCGCGGCGTTCGTCGCCGACTCGATCTTCTCCTCCGACGGGGTCTTCCCCGACCCGGTGGGCTTCCTGGCTCCGGCGATCGAGGTCGTGCACCGCGCCGGCGGCGTGTTCGTCTCCGACGAGGTCCAGCCCGGCTTCGCGCGCACCGGCCAGACCTTCTGGGGGTTCGAGCGTCATGGCGTCGTCCCTGACCTCGTGACCATGGGCAAGCCGATGGGCAACGGCATCCCGGTCTCCGCGATGGCCGCACGCAGCGAGGTGCTGGCGGCGTTCGGCGACTCGATCCCGTACTTCAACACGTTCGGCGGCAACCCCGTCTCGATCGCCGCGGCCCAGGCCGTGCTCGACGTCATCCGCGACGAGGACCTCCAGCTCCACAGCGACCGCGTCGGGTCGCTCATGCTCGCGGGGCTGCGCGGGATGACTGCCGACCACCCGCTCGTCGGCGAGGTCCGCGGCGCCGGGCTGTACATCGGCGTGGACATCGTCACGGAACCCGAGTCACGGAACCCCGACCAGGCCACGGCCCTCGAGATCATCGAGAAGCTGCGCGAGCGCCGGGTGCTGACCTCGGTGTGCGGGGCCGGCGGCAACGTCCTCAAGCTGCGCCCGCCGCTCGCGTTCACCGACGCCGACCTCGCGACGTTCTTCACCGCCTTCGACGAGGTCCTGGCGACGCTCCGGACATGA
- a CDS encoding GntR family transcriptional regulator, which produces MSTPVDLLCSRIRSLIREHEVRAGDRIGDERSLAASLGVPRSRLRLALDRLEADGVVRRRIGRGGGVVASDGRLERNLNTIEGLPEIARQQGVRLETRVLRAEIAQASGQDQRLLDLAPGDHVYRLLRLRVADGHPLSLEATRLPTVPFPDLLQQDLSSLYALLRARYGVSPGYSDETLELTLADDEQARHLEVATGTPLIHVHRVTTASDDRPIEIGREYFVGADVRFHLRKYGYVRHAPRSHDGDHPDGGEHLHDGG; this is translated from the coding sequence ATGAGCACCCCGGTCGACCTGCTGTGCTCGCGGATCCGCTCGTTGATCCGCGAGCACGAGGTGCGCGCCGGGGACCGGATCGGCGACGAGCGCTCTCTCGCCGCCTCGCTCGGGGTTCCGCGGTCGCGACTGCGCCTGGCCCTCGACCGGCTCGAGGCCGACGGGGTCGTGCGACGGCGCATCGGTCGCGGCGGTGGGGTCGTCGCGTCGGACGGACGCCTGGAACGGAACCTCAACACGATCGAGGGACTGCCGGAGATCGCCCGCCAGCAGGGGGTGCGGCTCGAGACCCGTGTGCTGCGTGCCGAGATCGCGCAGGCCTCCGGCCAGGACCAGCGGCTCCTCGACCTCGCGCCGGGCGACCACGTGTACCGGCTCCTGCGGCTGCGCGTCGCCGACGGTCACCCGTTGTCGCTCGAGGCGACCCGGCTGCCGACGGTGCCCTTCCCCGACCTTCTCCAGCAGGACCTCTCGAGCCTGTACGCCCTGCTGCGTGCGCGCTACGGCGTCTCCCCCGGCTACAGCGACGAGACGCTCGAGCTCACGCTCGCCGACGACGAGCAGGCCCGCCACCTCGAGGTCGCGACCGGCACCCCACTGATCCACGTGCACCGCGTCACGACGGCCTCCGACGACCGGCCGATCGAGATCGGACGCGAGTACTTCGTCGGCGCGGACGTGCGCTTCCACCTCCGCAAGTACGGGTACGTGCGGCATGCGCCACGCTCGCACGACGGCGATCACCCCGACGGGGGCGAGCACCTGCACGACGGCGGGTGA
- a CDS encoding phosphotransferase enzyme family protein, whose translation MGAHRVVDLSARTGFFESSSAGSEAPDWLVAGIVESWELDPARTTVVLAAVSENATFVVSSGGVPVLVTRVARPGYMTSADEFESELAWVSALATSEYVRVPRGIRTHDGSYVAVILDDRGHGWWCVSFSYVDGGVLQDVTDPLPYYREIGRTTAHLHDHTGAWEPPAGFRRHSWATSDMVGPTCRWGMWQDVAFRSAERDLVKSAELTALATLGSVVRSPDDWGLIHADLRPSNIMIDEAGLTVIDFDDSGYCWYMYDFAAALSFVEHLDAAPTMAHEWIDGYAEVRPLTRADVQVACALSMIRRLQMLGWTTTHREDALPADLWAARRDGTLVVAEKFLRSPTWLMDD comes from the coding sequence ATGGGTGCACACCGCGTCGTCGATCTGAGCGCCCGGACGGGGTTCTTCGAATCCTCTTCCGCGGGCTCCGAGGCGCCCGACTGGCTGGTGGCCGGGATCGTCGAGTCCTGGGAGCTGGATCCCGCACGCACGACGGTCGTCCTGGCGGCGGTCTCCGAGAACGCGACCTTCGTCGTGTCCTCCGGAGGGGTGCCCGTGCTGGTCACCCGCGTCGCGCGGCCGGGCTACATGACGAGCGCCGACGAGTTCGAGTCCGAGCTCGCGTGGGTCTCGGCCCTCGCAACCTCGGAGTACGTCCGGGTGCCGCGGGGGATCCGCACGCACGACGGCTCGTACGTCGCGGTGATCCTCGACGACCGCGGTCACGGCTGGTGGTGCGTGAGCTTCTCGTACGTCGACGGCGGCGTGCTGCAGGACGTCACGGACCCGCTGCCGTACTACCGCGAGATCGGCCGCACGACCGCCCACCTGCACGATCACACCGGCGCGTGGGAGCCGCCCGCAGGCTTCCGCCGCCACTCCTGGGCGACGTCGGACATGGTCGGGCCGACGTGCCGGTGGGGCATGTGGCAGGACGTCGCCTTCAGGTCCGCCGAGCGTGACCTGGTCAAGTCCGCCGAGCTCACCGCGCTCGCGACGCTCGGCAGCGTCGTGCGCTCGCCCGACGACTGGGGGCTGATCCACGCGGACCTGCGCCCGTCGAACATCATGATCGACGAGGCCGGTCTGACGGTGATCGACTTCGACGACTCCGGCTACTGCTGGTACATGTACGACTTCGCCGCGGCGCTGTCCTTCGTCGAGCACCTCGACGCCGCACCGACCATGGCCCACGAGTGGATCGACGGGTATGCGGAGGTCCGCCCGCTCACTCGCGCCGACGTCCAGGTCGCGTGCGCGCTGTCGATGATCCGACGCCTGCAGATGCTCGGCTGGACGACGACCCACCGCGAGGACGCCCTGCCGGCTGACCTCTGGGCCGCGCGGCGCGACGGGACGCTCGTCGTCGCCGAGAAGTTCCTCCGGTCGCCGACCTGGCTGATGGACGACTGA
- a CDS encoding class I SAM-dependent methyltransferase codes for MTLLDALFDERAHRWSDGAGAAWWDSFYTDRGRDVPFFRCAPDESLVEWHRDGRLDLPPGARVLELGCGPGRNAVWLAEHGCRVDALDLSAEALAWGRERADTAGVDVTFVQADIFGWPPPDVATDGYDLVLDSGCFHHLPPHRRISYRALLERTLRPGGTFVLACFAAGGMGTEQSDLALYRDGNLGGGLAYSADELRRTFGWLTELELRRMHPQPADSDTFGEDFLWAGLFRR; via the coding sequence ATGACGTTGCTCGACGCGCTGTTCGACGAGCGCGCCCACCGCTGGTCCGACGGTGCCGGCGCCGCCTGGTGGGACAGCTTCTACACCGACCGTGGACGCGACGTCCCGTTCTTCCGGTGTGCGCCCGACGAGAGCCTGGTCGAGTGGCACCGGGACGGCAGGCTCGATCTCCCGCCGGGAGCGCGTGTGCTCGAGCTCGGGTGCGGGCCGGGACGCAACGCCGTGTGGCTCGCCGAGCACGGGTGCCGGGTGGACGCGCTGGACCTGTCGGCCGAGGCCCTTGCCTGGGGGCGTGAGCGTGCGGACACGGCGGGTGTCGACGTCACGTTCGTCCAGGCGGACATCTTCGGCTGGCCCCCTCCTGACGTCGCGACCGACGGGTACGACCTGGTCCTCGACAGCGGCTGCTTCCACCACCTCCCGCCGCACCGGCGGATCAGCTACCGCGCCCTCCTCGAGCGCACGCTCCGCCCCGGGGGAACCTTCGTCCTGGCGTGCTTCGCCGCCGGTGGCATGGGCACCGAGCAGTCGGATCTCGCGCTCTACCGGGACGGCAACCTCGGTGGTGGTCTCGCCTACAGCGCCGACGAGCTCCGGCGGACGTTCGGCTGGCTCACCGAGCTCGAGCTGCGACGGATGCACCCGCAACCCGCCGACAGCGACACGTTCGGCGAGGACTTCCTGTGGGCCGGTCTGTTCCGGCGCTGA
- a CDS encoding DMT family transporter: MSTERLGSAEPVEQTEHVEQAGPDKHSGPDKHRGVAPSRSVRTVALLPVAAMAVTILLWASAFVAIRHLGPTVSPGALTLGRLTVGSLVLGAVLLTRREVWPRRADWPRLVAIGVLWFAIYNVALNAAEHRVDAGTAAMLVNIGPVLLALLAGMRLGEGFPRPLIVGSVIGFGGVVVIGVATSTGTQADVWGVVLCVVAAVAYAVAVILQKPVLARSSSLMVTWVACTVGVVVCLPFAPQLVSELGAAGPGSAAGVVYLGLGPTALGFTLWGYALARTNAGRLGATTYLVPPVAILLGWALLAEVPPVLALLGGGLCLVGVWVTRRPSR; the protein is encoded by the coding sequence ATGAGCACCGAGCGCCTCGGGTCGGCCGAACCCGTCGAGCAGACCGAACACGTCGAGCAGGCCGGGCCTGACAAGCACAGCGGACCTGACAAGCACCGCGGCGTGGCCCCATCACGGTCGGTGCGGACCGTCGCGCTCCTGCCCGTCGCGGCGATGGCGGTGACGATACTGCTCTGGGCGTCGGCGTTCGTGGCGATCCGTCACCTCGGGCCGACGGTGTCCCCGGGTGCGCTCACGCTCGGGCGGTTGACGGTGGGCAGCCTCGTCCTCGGTGCGGTGCTGCTGACCCGGCGCGAGGTGTGGCCCCGTCGCGCCGACTGGCCGCGGCTGGTCGCGATCGGCGTGCTGTGGTTCGCGATCTACAACGTGGCGCTCAACGCGGCCGAGCATCGCGTCGACGCCGGGACCGCGGCGATGCTCGTGAACATCGGCCCGGTGCTCCTCGCCCTGCTCGCCGGGATGCGGCTGGGGGAGGGGTTCCCACGCCCGTTGATCGTCGGCAGCGTGATCGGCTTCGGCGGCGTCGTGGTGATCGGCGTCGCCACGTCGACGGGCACGCAGGCCGACGTGTGGGGAGTGGTGCTCTGCGTCGTCGCGGCGGTGGCCTACGCGGTGGCGGTGATCCTGCAGAAGCCCGTGCTCGCGCGGTCGTCGTCCCTGATGGTCACCTGGGTCGCCTGCACGGTCGGTGTGGTGGTGTGCCTGCCGTTCGCGCCCCAGCTGGTCTCCGAGCTCGGCGCCGCCGGTCCGGGATCCGCGGCCGGAGTCGTGTACCTCGGTCTCGGACCGACGGCCCTCGGGTTCACGCTCTGGGGCTACGCGCTCGCGCGCACGAACGCCGGCCGGCTCGGTGCGACCACCTACCTCGTCCCGCCCGTCGCGATCCTGCTCGGCTGGGCTCTGCTCGCCGAGGTCCCGCCGGTGCTCGCGCTGCTCGGTGGCGGACTGTGCCTGGTCGGCGTGTGGGTCACCCGGCGCCCGTCGCGATGA
- a CDS encoding ZIP family metal transporter, with protein MRRSRPSRADNAEEWSVVVVLFAFGSFVTTLLGGLTALRVRDYRHLMLGLAAGLMLGVVGLDLIPEALSQEPRVVFGVPAPLLTFVLGFLVLHVIERTLGIHRGHEHEYAEHSHAPQVGLLAASGLVGHSVMDGFAIGAAFQAGSTVGIVVALAVIAHDFADGFNTYTITSLYGNTHRRALTLLAADAIAPVLGASITLAFMIPAPVLGLYLGFFAGFLLYLATSDILPEAHASHPTRLTVLSTIVGVGFIWLVVGLAS; from the coding sequence GTGCGACGGTCCCGCCCGTCGCGTGCCGACAATGCGGAGGAGTGGTCCGTCGTGGTGGTGCTGTTCGCCTTCGGGTCGTTCGTGACGACCCTCCTCGGAGGCCTGACGGCGCTGCGGGTACGTGACTACCGGCACCTGATGCTCGGCCTCGCGGCCGGACTGATGCTCGGGGTCGTCGGGCTCGACCTGATCCCGGAGGCCCTCTCGCAGGAGCCCCGTGTGGTGTTCGGCGTGCCGGCGCCGTTGCTGACGTTCGTCCTCGGCTTCCTGGTGCTGCACGTGATCGAGCGGACCCTCGGCATCCACCGCGGCCACGAGCACGAGTACGCGGAGCACTCCCACGCACCCCAGGTCGGGCTGCTTGCGGCGTCGGGCCTGGTCGGGCACAGCGTCATGGACGGGTTCGCGATCGGCGCCGCGTTCCAGGCCGGCAGCACGGTCGGCATCGTCGTGGCCCTCGCGGTGATCGCGCACGACTTCGCCGACGGGTTCAACACCTACACGATCACGTCGCTGTACGGGAACACGCACCGGCGCGCACTGACGCTCCTCGCCGCCGACGCGATCGCGCCGGTGCTCGGCGCCTCGATCACGCTCGCGTTCATGATCCCCGCGCCGGTGCTCGGGTTGTACCTGGGGTTCTTCGCCGGCTTCCTGCTGTACCTCGCGACGTCGGACATCCTGCCGGAGGCCCACGCGAGCCACCCGACCCGGCTGACCGTGCTGTCGACGATCGTCGGCGTCGGCTTCATCTGGCTGGTCGTCGGGCTCGCCAGCTGA
- a CDS encoding GNAT family N-acetyltransferase, translating into MTSPSTARRTARLRLDPLTPADAEDVLRVYGDPDTWRHLPEGRFTGIDQALEHIEGSERSLREHGLGTWAVRVDVAGADASLPEGAFIGSGGLRYLDDGDVWNLGYRLEPRAWGRGLATEIAVATLEAAAEVAPHVPVTGRVLSNNPASVAVLEKLGFTLVWEGPRANVPTPEDGSTPPLRRVYSDRALTPTAYDWLVAHA; encoded by the coding sequence GTGACCAGCCCCTCCACCGCTCGCCGTACCGCCCGGCTCCGACTGGACCCGCTCACCCCCGCGGATGCGGAGGACGTCCTCCGGGTCTACGGGGACCCGGACACCTGGCGACACCTGCCCGAGGGTCGTTTCACCGGGATCGACCAGGCGCTCGAGCACATCGAGGGCTCCGAGCGCAGCCTTCGCGAGCACGGGCTCGGCACCTGGGCCGTCCGCGTCGACGTGGCAGGAGCGGACGCATCACTGCCGGAAGGGGCCTTCATCGGCTCAGGCGGGCTCCGATACCTCGACGACGGGGACGTCTGGAACCTCGGCTACCGGCTGGAACCGCGCGCCTGGGGACGGGGCCTCGCCACGGAGATCGCCGTCGCCACCCTCGAGGCAGCGGCAGAGGTCGCCCCGCACGTCCCGGTCACGGGACGAGTCCTCTCGAACAACCCGGCATCCGTCGCGGTGCTGGAGAAGCTCGGGTTCACGCTCGTCTGGGAGGGACCCCGGGCGAACGTCCCTACCCCAGAGGACGGCAGCACGCCTCCGCTGCGCCGGGTCTACTCCGACCGCGCGCTGACCCCCACCGCCTACGACTGGTTGGTCGCCCACGCCTAG
- a CDS encoding LCP family protein, translated as MGLDSRLDENGNPLPAKVYSALQAGNQSDGGYNTNVLMLLHLPAGGGKAVGISIPRDDYVALPGHPDGTSMAKIKEAYGLTLDQKLRQLVNAGGISHADAYQQARAAARQAEVATVSAFLGGVPINHFVEVTMAAFYQVAQAVQPITVCLDEATSDTFSGANFRAGVQQLSASQAVSFVRQRRDNTHPNLDFTDLDRERRQQAFIISLAYKLKQAGTFTNLGTLRSLIDTAKQNIALDSGFNLLSFAGEASKLAGGNLSFTTLPITGFGVRNGQDVNLVNLAQIRAETARLLSGTPAPSSAAAGTSTGSGGKSTGGAGTGSTRAGTTGTTTSTSHGTTGAAASSSAAQGPDAATSTPLQSSGIPCVK; from the coding sequence ATGGGGCTGGACAGCAGGCTCGACGAGAACGGGAACCCGCTCCCGGCCAAGGTGTACAGCGCACTGCAGGCGGGCAACCAGTCCGACGGCGGCTACAACACGAACGTCCTGATGCTCCTTCACCTCCCCGCCGGCGGCGGCAAGGCGGTCGGCATCTCGATCCCTCGGGACGACTACGTCGCCCTCCCCGGGCACCCGGACGGCACCTCGATGGCGAAGATCAAGGAGGCCTACGGGCTCACGCTCGACCAGAAGCTCCGGCAGCTCGTCAACGCCGGAGGAATCTCCCATGCGGACGCCTACCAGCAGGCGCGGGCCGCGGCACGTCAGGCGGAGGTCGCGACCGTCTCGGCGTTCCTCGGCGGGGTCCCGATCAACCACTTCGTCGAGGTGACGATGGCGGCGTTCTACCAGGTCGCACAGGCCGTCCAGCCGATCACGGTGTGCCTCGACGAGGCCACGAGCGACACCTTCTCCGGTGCGAACTTCCGCGCGGGCGTCCAGCAGCTCAGCGCGTCGCAGGCCGTGAGCTTCGTGCGGCAGCGACGCGACAACACCCACCCCAACCTCGACTTCACGGACCTCGACCGCGAGCGTCGGCAGCAGGCGTTCATCATCTCGTTGGCGTACAAGCTCAAGCAGGCCGGCACGTTCACGAACCTCGGGACGCTGCGCTCGCTGATCGACACGGCCAAGCAGAACATCGCCCTGGACTCCGGGTTCAACCTCCTGAGCTTCGCCGGTGAGGCCTCGAAGCTCGCGGGCGGGAACCTCAGCTTCACCACCCTGCCGATCACCGGGTTCGGCGTCCGGAACGGGCAGGACGTCAACCTCGTCAACCTCGCCCAGATCCGTGCGGAGACGGCACGGCTGCTGTCCGGCACCCCCGCACCGTCGTCCGCTGCGGCCGGGACCTCGACCGGCTCGGGCGGGAAGAGCACAGGCGGGGCCGGCACGGGCTCGACCCGAGCGGGCACGACCGGCACGACGACGAGCACGTCGCACGGCACGACCGGTGCCGCCGCGAGCTCGTCGGCAGCTCAGGGTCCCGACGCCGCGACGTCGACCCCGCTGCAGTCCTCGGGCATCCCGTGCGTCAAGTGA
- a CDS encoding DUF1003 domain-containing protein, which yields MTDSTDPTGSPASPASPAPTKPSTSAASAIFTHVPHPRIAARKASGPAKTSELRVKGKGPIGRFNAKVGVGITLAVGTMWTAYLFTVLALISLPAAVRSHDTIILVAWIAQTFLQLVLLPIIIVGQNVQAAAADQRAEDTYKDTEAILHETLQLQAHLQAQDAIIARLLEAAALSPTPADAPSVAASPDVASPTGPGTAIEP from the coding sequence ATGACCGACAGCACCGACCCCACCGGGTCACCCGCGTCACCCGCGTCGCCTGCGCCCACCAAGCCGTCGACGTCAGCCGCGTCGGCGATCTTCACTCACGTCCCGCACCCGCGGATCGCCGCCCGCAAGGCGTCCGGCCCCGCGAAGACCTCCGAGCTGCGCGTCAAGGGCAAGGGCCCGATCGGCCGGTTCAACGCCAAGGTCGGCGTCGGCATCACGCTGGCCGTCGGCACGATGTGGACCGCGTACCTGTTCACCGTGCTGGCCCTGATCTCCCTGCCGGCCGCGGTGCGGTCCCACGACACGATCATCCTCGTCGCGTGGATCGCCCAGACGTTCCTGCAGCTCGTGCTCCTGCCGATCATCATCGTCGGCCAGAACGTGCAGGCCGCGGCCGCCGACCAACGGGCCGAGGACACGTACAAGGACACCGAGGCGATCCTGCACGAGACCCTGCAGCTCCAGGCCCACCTGCAGGCGCAGGACGCGATCATCGCGCGACTGCTCGAGGCCGCGGCCCTGTCGCCCACGCCGGCGGACGCGCCGTCGGTGGCAGCTTCGCCCGACGTCGCGTCGCCCACCGGTCCGGGGACCGCGATCGAGCCCTGA
- a CDS encoding ZIP family metal transporter: MTSTSIAALGAVAGVTIFFGLPIGRVRTAMPRTRALLNAAATGILIFLVWDVLTHAWEPVDTALAARDLRTAGIDGTVFALALTLGLMSLVYFDRWRAGRVTTPLSPGPGAAAVGQLTDLAPGAVRAQRLAMMIAVGIGLHNFGEGLAIGNSAASGELQLAVLLVIGFALHNATEGFGIVAPMAAEGYRPTWAQLGLLGLIGGGPTFVGTLVGQRFVSDLTSIAFLALAAGSILYVVIELLAVARRMGRKELTTWGIVLGVMLGFATDAIVTAAGA; the protein is encoded by the coding sequence ATGACCTCGACCTCGATCGCCGCACTGGGTGCCGTCGCGGGCGTCACGATCTTCTTCGGACTCCCCATCGGCCGGGTGCGCACCGCGATGCCGCGCACCCGCGCCCTGCTCAACGCTGCGGCCACCGGGATCCTGATCTTCCTGGTGTGGGACGTGCTCACGCACGCGTGGGAACCCGTGGACACGGCCCTCGCCGCGCGCGACCTGCGGACCGCCGGCATCGACGGCACCGTCTTCGCGCTGGCTCTCACGCTCGGGCTCATGAGCCTGGTGTACTTCGACCGCTGGCGCGCCGGCCGGGTCACGACGCCGCTCTCCCCCGGGCCCGGCGCCGCAGCCGTCGGTCAGCTCACGGACCTCGCACCCGGTGCGGTGCGGGCCCAACGGCTCGCGATGATGATCGCGGTGGGCATCGGCCTGCACAACTTCGGCGAAGGCCTCGCGATCGGCAACAGCGCCGCCTCCGGGGAGCTGCAGCTCGCGGTCCTGCTGGTGATCGGGTTCGCGCTGCACAACGCGACCGAGGGCTTCGGGATCGTCGCCCCGATGGCCGCCGAGGGGTACCGGCCGACCTGGGCGCAGCTCGGGCTCCTCGGACTGATCGGTGGCGGTCCGACGTTCGTCGGCACGCTCGTCGGGCAGAGGTTCGTCAGCGACCTCACGTCGATCGCGTTCCTGGCACTGGCCGCGGGCTCGATCCTGTACGTCGTGATCGAGCTGCTCGCCGTCGCCCGCCGGATGGGCCGCAAGGAGCTCACGACCTGGGGCATCGTCCTCGGCGTGATGCTCGGCTTCGCGACCGACGCGATCGTCACGGCCGCCGGGGCCTGA